TTTTATCTATATCTAATCCTATGAAAATTTTGCAGATTGGTAAGGGTTGGTTCCCGGAGGAGCCAGGGGGACTGAACCGCTACTTTTATGACTGTGTCTATGCTTTACCTCAGGTGGGCATTGAGGTGCAAGGACTAGTGGCCGGCAGCGATCGCCCTGCTAAAGACTCCCATGGGCAGGTACAGTCCTTTGCCCAAGCCAAGGACTCACTCCCACAACGCTGGCTGGGAGCCCGGCGCTGGATCGCTCAGCAATCTGACCTGCCGCCCTTAGTGGTCTCTCACTTTGCCCTGTATACCTTTCCTATTTTGAACCAACTGGGCGATCGCCCCTTAGTGGTTCATTTTCATGGCCCCTGGGCTTTAGAGGGGCAGGCGGAAGGCGCTAAGGCGATCGCGGTGCAGTTCAAAACGTGGCTAGAGCAAACCTGCTACCGGCGGGCGGTAGTGTTTATCGTACTGTCCCAATCCTTTCGCGATATTTTGCATCGTAGCTATGGTGTGCCCCTGGAAAAAATTCAGGTGGTGCCGGGAGGGGTGGATCCTCAGCATTTCCACACGGGTCTATCGCGGCAGCAGGCGCGGGAAAAACTGGGCTGGGAGAGCGATCGCCCCACAATTGTCGTCGTGCGCCGTTTGGCCAAACGCATGGGGCTGGAAAACTTAATTCAGGCGATCGCCCAAGTGCGAGATCAGTACCCGGATATTGTCGTCAAGATTGCCGGTAAGGGCTCCCTCAAGGATGCTCTCCAGCAGCAAATCGAGTCCCTGGACTTGACCCAGCAGGTGCAGCTCCTCGGCTATGTGCCGGACGAGCAACTGCCGCTGATCTATCGGGCTGCTGATTTCTCGATGGTGCCTACGGTGTCCCTAGAGGGGTTTGGCTTGATTGTGGTGGAATCGCTGGCGGCGGGTACTCCGGTGCTAGGCACGCCCATTGGCGGCATTCCTGAAATTTTGCGACCCTTTTCGTCGGATCTGGTGCTGGAGGGATCGGAGCCGGCCCAGTTGGCCCGGGGCATTTTGCAAGCGCTGTCGGGAGAGCGATCGCTGCCGGATGACAAGGCCTGCCAGACCTATGTGGCAGAGAATTTTGCCTGGCCGTTGATTGCCACAAGGCTGAAATCTATCTATGAAGCGGCTTATGAAGCAGCAGCTAAGGGGAGGGTGGCATGAACCTTGCATCTAATGCTGTACAAACACCATCGCCAACTCGGCGACGGGTGCTGTTTGTTGATCATGCAGCGGTGATGGGTGGCGCGGAGTTAAGCCTGTTGGATCTGGCGATCGCCTACCGAGACACCAGTCGGGTGCTGCTGTTTGACCAGGGCCCATTCCGGGAGCGACTGGAGGGAGCCAACGTTCCCGTCCAGGTAATTGCTGCACCTAGCTCACTGCTGTCGGTGAAGG
The Candidatus Obscuribacterales bacterium genome window above contains:
- a CDS encoding glycosyltransferase family 4 protein; the encoded protein is MKILQIGKGWFPEEPGGLNRYFYDCVYALPQVGIEVQGLVAGSDRPAKDSHGQVQSFAQAKDSLPQRWLGARRWIAQQSDLPPLVVSHFALYTFPILNQLGDRPLVVHFHGPWALEGQAEGAKAIAVQFKTWLEQTCYRRAVVFIVLSQSFRDILHRSYGVPLEKIQVVPGGVDPQHFHTGLSRQQAREKLGWESDRPTIVVVRRLAKRMGLENLIQAIAQVRDQYPDIVVKIAGKGSLKDALQQQIESLDLTQQVQLLGYVPDEQLPLIYRAADFSMVPTVSLEGFGLIVVESLAAGTPVLGTPIGGIPEILRPFSSDLVLEGSEPAQLARGILQALSGERSLPDDKACQTYVAENFAWPLIATRLKSIYEAAYEAAAKGRVA